In Myxococcus stipitatus, the following are encoded in one genomic region:
- a CDS encoding di-heme oxidoredictase family protein, protein MEAILWHGGEAHAAKEAVRALPGAEREALLAFLGSL, encoded by the coding sequence ATGGAGGCCATCCTCTGGCACGGCGGCGAGGCCCACGCCGCGAAGGAGGCCGTGCGCGCGCTGCCCGGGGCGGAACGGGAAGCGCTCCTCGCCTTCCTCGGCTCACTCTGA
- a CDS encoding fatty acid desaturase — protein sequence MLRYSADVRTLLWCLAMPVVALSMYAAPQLIPYLCPLACYLALSAGVIAHNHNHCPTFRNRKMNEGMGMWLSLFYGYPTFVWIPTHNLNHHKFVNKAGDATITWRYSKKHNFLVAFLFPFVSTYWQQEPTKAFIEKARARNPALFRQIVLQYVVWGGTHAALVALAIFMHGVAGGLKIWAFAFLIPAFFSLWTIMFFNYIQHVHSDPWSEHDHSRSFTGRLINFFLFNNGLHAVHHETPGLHWSLLPEAHAKIEAAIHPDLKPVSFFGWCFRSYVMAPLMPRFGTKQVGRAPYDPPSGAPVDVSFGDDLQAVDSGVNIARV from the coding sequence ATGCTCCGTTACAGCGCCGACGTCCGTACCCTTCTCTGGTGCCTGGCGATGCCGGTGGTGGCCCTGTCGATGTACGCGGCCCCCCAGCTCATCCCGTACCTGTGTCCCCTCGCGTGCTACCTGGCGCTGTCTGCGGGCGTCATCGCGCACAACCACAATCACTGCCCCACCTTCCGCAACCGGAAGATGAACGAGGGCATGGGCATGTGGCTGTCGCTCTTCTACGGCTACCCCACCTTCGTGTGGATTCCGACGCACAACCTGAATCACCACAAGTTCGTCAACAAGGCGGGCGACGCCACCATCACCTGGCGCTACTCGAAGAAGCACAACTTCCTGGTCGCCTTCCTCTTCCCCTTCGTCTCCACCTACTGGCAGCAGGAGCCGACCAAGGCCTTCATCGAGAAGGCCCGCGCGCGCAACCCGGCGCTCTTCCGCCAGATTGTCCTCCAGTACGTCGTCTGGGGCGGCACGCACGCGGCGCTCGTCGCGCTGGCCATCTTCATGCACGGCGTGGCGGGCGGCCTGAAGATCTGGGCCTTCGCCTTCCTGATTCCGGCCTTCTTCTCGCTGTGGACCATCATGTTCTTCAACTACATCCAGCACGTCCACTCGGACCCCTGGAGCGAGCATGACCACAGCCGCAGCTTCACCGGCCGCCTCATCAACTTCTTCCTCTTCAACAACGGGCTGCACGCGGTGCACCACGAGACGCCGGGCCTGCACTGGAGCCTGCTGCCGGAAGCCCACGCCAAAATCGAGGCGGCCATCCACCCCGACCTGAAGCCGGTGAGCTTCTTCGGCTGGTGCTTCCGCTCCTACGTGATGGCGCCGCTGATGCCCCGCTTCGGAACCAAGCAGGTCGGGCGCGCGCCGTATGACCCGCCCTCCGGCGCCCCCGTGGATGTGTCCTTCGGGGACGACCTGCAGGCCGTGGACTCGGGCGTCAACATCGCCCGCGTCT